A single genomic interval of Lathyrus oleraceus cultivar Zhongwan6 chromosome 7, CAAS_Psat_ZW6_1.0, whole genome shotgun sequence harbors:
- the LOC127106499 gene encoding protein argonaute 5-like isoform X1: MPGTVVDTSICHPREFDFYLNSHAGIQGTSRPTHYHVLYDENKFTADQLQSLTNNLCYTYARCTRSVSIVPPAYYAHLLLFIMGGWALFCLVLVRTTRQLLDTVVTGCWLLWIFRD, translated from the exons atgccag gaaccgtggtagacaccagcatttgtcaccctagggaatttgatttttaccttaacagccatgcaggaattcag gggactagtcgaccaacgcattatcatgtgttgtatgatgaaaataaattcactgcagaccagctacagagtttgaccaataacttgtgctacac ttatgcgaggtgtactcgatctgtctcaatag TTCCTCCTGCCTATTATGCACACTTGCTATTATTCAtcatgggtggatgggcgttattttgtttagtattggttagaactactagacagcttttggatacagtggtcactgggtgttggttgctatggatctttcgagactaa